One window of the Burkholderia sp. FERM BP-3421 genome contains the following:
- a CDS encoding VOC family protein — protein MIDHVYISVTDIDKAMAFYSEALKPLGWRVFGNYDSASGPDGIPDLYGIGDDVYGNGKGVGSSIWLRQRRHGETGLYLGIVCDTNELVDAAYAAAIKAGGIDEGKPADRTYFAPGYYAANVADFDGNRLEFVHKAWNPKRNA, from the coding sequence ATGATCGACCACGTTTACATCTCAGTCACCGACATCGACAAGGCGATGGCGTTCTATTCGGAAGCCTTGAAGCCACTAGGCTGGAGAGTGTTCGGCAACTACGACTCCGCCTCGGGCCCGGATGGCATCCCGGATCTTTACGGCATCGGCGACGACGTGTATGGCAACGGAAAGGGTGTTGGATCGAGCATCTGGCTACGTCAACGCAGGCACGGCGAGACCGGGCTTTACCTCGGGATCGTCTGCGACACGAATGAACTGGTCGACGCCGCCTACGCAGCTGCAATCAAAGCCGGCGGCATCGATGAAGGGAAGCCGGCAGATCGTACCTATTTCGCCCCCGGATACTACGCCGCCAATGTTGCTGACTTCGATGGCAATCGTCTTGAGTTCGTACACAAGGCGTGGAACCCCAAGCGAAACGCATAG
- a CDS encoding IS256 family transposase produces the protein MPKKRTAAAQAAERGPLPDLPKELLDQLVTGPMTPAEVQNLMLAFNKALIERAMGAEMNLHLGYPSGQPKPPGQANERNGASGKTVMTERGPVRVEVPRDRDGSFEPILIPKHERRFTGFDERIIAMYARGMSVREIQAFLAESYGTEVSPDFISSVTDEVMAEAFAWQSRPLETMYPVVFFDALRVKIRDDGIVSNKAVYLALGIQADGQRDVLGLWIEQTEGAKFWLKVFNELKVRGCQDILIAVVDGLKGLPEAIGTVYPQTTVQTCIVHLIRNSLEFASYKDRSVLARALRPIYAAASAQAAQQALQDFAEGPWGNKYPMIVQCWQRAWEHVTPFFVFPPDIRRVVYTTNAIESLNMQLRKIIKTRGHFPHDEAAVKLLWLALRNVLAKSVRTTFDWKSAMNQFAILFGERFTQAR, from the coding sequence ATGCCGAAAAAACGAACAGCCGCTGCGCAGGCGGCGGAGCGGGGCCCGCTGCCGGACCTGCCCAAAGAACTGCTTGACCAGTTGGTTACTGGTCCAATGACGCCAGCCGAGGTGCAGAACCTGATGCTGGCCTTCAACAAGGCACTCATCGAGCGCGCCATGGGTGCTGAGATGAATTTGCACCTGGGTTACCCGTCCGGACAGCCCAAGCCACCTGGACAGGCCAACGAGCGCAACGGTGCCAGCGGCAAGACGGTCATGACGGAGCGCGGCCCGGTCCGGGTCGAAGTGCCTCGTGATCGCGACGGTAGCTTCGAGCCAATCCTGATTCCCAAGCACGAGCGCCGCTTTACCGGTTTCGATGAGCGCATCATCGCGATGTACGCGCGCGGCATGAGCGTACGCGAGATTCAAGCGTTTCTGGCAGAGAGCTACGGTACCGAGGTGTCTCCCGATTTCATCAGTTCGGTAACCGACGAGGTCATGGCCGAGGCTTTCGCCTGGCAAAGCCGGCCGCTCGAAACGATGTATCCGGTGGTGTTCTTCGACGCGCTGCGGGTCAAGATCCGCGATGACGGAATCGTCAGCAACAAGGCCGTGTATCTGGCACTGGGCATCCAGGCTGACGGCCAGCGCGACGTGCTGGGGCTGTGGATCGAGCAGACCGAGGGCGCCAAGTTCTGGCTCAAGGTATTCAATGAACTGAAGGTACGCGGCTGCCAGGATATTCTGATTGCCGTGGTTGACGGTCTGAAAGGACTTCCCGAGGCAATCGGCACGGTTTATCCCCAGACTACCGTGCAGACCTGCATCGTGCATCTGATCCGTAATAGTTTGGAGTTTGCCAGCTACAAGGATCGCAGCGTACTCGCCAGAGCGTTGCGCCCGATCTATGCCGCGGCCAGTGCGCAAGCGGCCCAGCAAGCGCTACAGGATTTCGCCGAGGGTCCATGGGGAAACAAGTATCCGATGATCGTCCAGTGCTGGCAGCGCGCCTGGGAGCACGTCACACCGTTCTTCGTGTTTCCGCCGGACATTCGGCGAGTGGTTTACACCACAAACGCCATTGAGAGTTTGAACATGCAACTGCGCAAGATCATCAAGACCCGCGGTCACTTCCCACACGACGAAGCCGCCGTCAAACTGCTCTGGCTCGCGCTGCGCAACGTGCTGGCCAAGTCGGTACGAACGACCTTCGACTGGAAATCCGCGATGAACCAGTTTGCTATTCTGTTCGGGGAGCGATTTACGCAAGCCCGCTGA